In Thermodesulfobacteriota bacterium, the genomic stretch AACCTCGTGCAGGTGATAGAGAAGCTCGACAGGAGGCCCAAGCAGGTCTTTGTCGAGGCCATGATAACCGAGGTGAGCATCGACAAGGCCGTGGAGCTCGGGAACAGGTGGCGGGCCACGGGGATGCATAACGGCGACCCGGTCGTGGTAGGCGGCTTCGGGACGGTCGACCAGTCCTCGATACAGTCGGTCGTGAGCGGCCTTGCCGGGCTTTCCATAGGCGGCCTCGGGAACTTCATTACAGTCCCGGTCACCAGGCCGGACGGGACGAGCTTCAACCTCACCGCCCCGGGGTTCGCGGCACTCTTTTCGCTCTCCTCCTTCAGGGACGTCGTTAACGTACTCTCGACCCCGCACCTTTTGACGAGCGACAACTCCGAGGCCGAGATAATGGTCGGCGAGAACGTGCCGTTCCTGAGCAAGCTCGAGCGCGAGACAGGCACCACTGGCCAGCCACTTATTCAATCGATCGAGCGGAAGGACGTCGGCATTAAATTACGGATAAAGCCCAAGATAAGCGAGGGGGACTTCGTAAAGCTCGACATATACCAGGAGATATCGGCCATCTCCCCGACGACCGTCGCGGGCGCTTCGGACCTCATCACGACCAAGCGCTCGGCCCAGACTAGCGTAGTCGCAAAGAACAACCAGACCGTCGTCATAGGCGGCCTCATACAGACGCGGAAGACCAACAGCACGGTGAAGGTGCCACTCCTCGGCGACATACCGCTCCTGGGGTGGCTATTCAAGTTCAAGAGGGAACAGGACCAGAAGACGAACCTCCTCGTATTCATAACCCCGTATATCGTGAACGACTTCCAGGGGCTCGACGAGCTCCGGATGAGGAAGGAATCCGAATTCGACCAGAACAGCCGCCCGGCCAAGCCTCAGGGCGGCGCCGCACCCTGAGGCATCATGGCTGATATGACCGGAAAGAATCTGCCCCGGATAAACCGCATTGCCGACGAGGACATGGACGCTTCCATCCTCAGCCGCTTCTCCCTCCCTTTCCTTAAAAAGAACCTGGTCCTGCCCCTCCGGAGAAGGGACGGCATCCTGCCAGTGGCGGTCTCCGGCCTTGAGGCGGTCTTTGCGCTCAACGAGATAGAGAGGACCGCCGGTGGGCCGGTCACGCCGGTTATCGCTGAGAGGCAGGAGATACTCGACGCGATAAACAGGTCGTTTGACAGGCTCTCCGGCTCGGCAAAGGACGTCATCGACGGGCTGGGCTCGGAAAGCCTCGAAACCCTCTACAGCAGCTGGGAGGAGCCGAAAGACCTTATCGACCTCGGGGACGAGGCGCCTGTAATAAAGCTTTTGAACTCCCTCCTCTTCGAGGCGGTGCGGGACCGGGCGAGCGACATACACATCGAGCCTTACGAGAAGGAGGTCGAGGTCCGCTTCAGGGTCGACGGCGTCCTCCATCCGGTCCTCTCCCCGCCCAAGGCGCTCCAGGAGGCGCTCGTAAGCCGCGTAAAGATCATGGCCGGGCTCGACATAGCGGAGAAGAGGCTTCCGCAGGACGGGAAGATCCGCCTCCTCGTAGCGGGCAAGGACATCTATGTAAGGGTCTCGATAATACCCACCTCCCACGGCGAAAGGGCGGTGTTGAGGCTCCTCGACAGCAAGGCCGAGGTCATCGCGTTCCCGAGGCTCGGCCTCGACCAGGGCCAGGCCCGCACGCTCGAATCGCTCCTTTCAAAGAATAGCGGCATAATCCTCGTGACCGGCCCTACAGGCTCGGGCAAGACCACCACGCTCTATTCGGCCCTTTCGCGCATAAACTCGACCGAAAGGAACATAATAACCATCGAAGACCCGGTCGAGTACCAGCTTAAGGGCGTGGGGCAGATGCACGTGAACCCGAAGATAGGCCTCACCTTCGCGAGCGGGCTCCGCTCCATACTCAGGCAGGACCCGGACGTCATCATGGTAGGCGAGATACGGGACAGAGAGACCGCGGAGATAGCGATACAGGCCTCCCTCACCGGGCATCTAGTCCTCTCGACCCTTCACACCAACGACACCGCAAGCTCGATAACAAGGCTCGTGGACATGGGGATAGAGCCTTATCTTGTGTCCTCGTCCATAACCGGCATCCTCGCCCAGAGGCTTGTAAGGGTGCTCTGCCCGGACTGCAGGAAGGAGGCCGCGCCCGGCCACGAGGCCTCCCTTTTCAAGGAGCCGCCCGGAACGCTCTGGACTGCCGCGGGCTGCGCCAAGTGCCTCGGCACCGGCTACAGGGGCAGGGTCGGAATATTCGAGTTTCTCGTGCCCGGCCCGGAGCTGCGCCCCCTCATACTCAGGAACCAGGACGCGGGCACGATAAAGAAGGCTGCCCTCGCCGGCGGCATGAGGACCATGCTCGAGGACGGGCTGGGAAAGGCTTGCAAGGGGGTTACGAGCGTAAAAGAGGTCTTGAGGGTCATACAGGACGAAGACTGAATCCTTTGCTGGGAGCCTGAATGGCCACATACAGGTACAGGGCATATGACGGGAAGGGGAAGCTTTCCGCTGGGAGAATGGAGGCTTCAGGCAGGAACGACGCTCTCCAGCGCCTTAAGGGGCTGGGGCTCCACCCTGTCGAGGTAAAAGAAGCAGAGGCCCAAAAGAGGGGCCGGAAGGTAGCCACAGGTGACCTGGCAATCGCAACGCGCCAGCTATCGACGCTCCTGGCTTCAGGCACGAGCCTTACCGAAGCTCTCTCGGTCCTTGCTGCAAATACGGATAGCGAGCGCCTTAAGGACGTATTCGCGGATGTCAAGGAGGCCGTAACCGGAGGCAGCTCCCTTTCAGAGGCGCTCTTCAGGCATCCCCGGGTATTCAGCCCCTTTTACAGGGGCATGGTGGCCTCGGGCGAGGCGAGCGGCTCGCTGGACAGAATGCTCCCGCGGCTTGCCGCGGAGCTCGAATCAAGGGCAAGGGCCATAACGGAAATAAGGGCCGCCCTCGCCTACCCGGCTCTCATGCTCCTTGTGGGCGCGGGCGTGCTCGCGTTCCTCTTTATCTTTGTTATCCCCAAGATAACCCGCATATTCGAGGACACCGGAGGAAGCCTCCCGTTCATCACGGTCCTCCTTATCCGGAGCGCGGAACTCATCTCAGGCTACTGGCCTGTATTCATCGCGTTCGGAGTGGCGGCATATTTTGCATTCAGGAGGTTTTCAAGGTCCGGGCGTGGAAGGGAGCTTATCGATGACCTGGCGCTCGACCTGCCTTTTGCGGGGAAGCTCATCGCTATTTTCTATCTCTCGGCCTTTACGAGGACCCTCGGGAGCCTCCTCGCGGGCGGCATACAACTCCTGAAGGCACTTGAGATAACGAAAGAGGTCGTGGACCATGCGGCATTCAGGAAGGCCATCGACGAGGCGTCTTCCGACTGCGCGGGAGGCTTGGCGCTATCGACGAGCCTGGCCAAATGCGGACGCATCCCCCCGCTTGTAATCCATATGATAAAAGTAGGGGAAAAGAGCGGCAGCCTCGATGAGGTGCTCCTTCGCGCTGCCGAGGGCTATGAAGCCGAGCTGCAGGCCGGGATAAAAAAGACGATGAGCCTCGTTGAGCCAGCGCTCATCCTGGCGATGGGGGCCGCGGTGGGGTTCATAGTCCTGGCCATACTGCTCCCCATATTCGAGCTCAACCAGGTAATGAGGTAAGGGCGCTCCGGCAATTCAGCCGCAGTACTTAAGCCCCCGCTTCATGAGGTATTTCTGGTGGTATTCCTCGGCGGGATAAAAGGCCGCTGCCGGGGTAATCTCCGTGACTATGGGCCTCCTGTAGAGCCCGGACCTTTCGAGCTCTTCCCTTGATTCCTTCGCGAGCCTTTCCTGGTAGCTATCCGCATAGAAGATGGCGGACCTGTACTGGCTCCCGATATCCGGCCCCTGCCTGTCCATTGTCGTGGGATCGTGTATGTCCCAGAAGACCTTCAAAATCTCCCTGTAGCTCACGATCCCCGGGTCAAATGTGACCTCCACCGCCTCGGCATGGCCCGTGGTATCCGTGCAGACCTCTTTATATGTGGGGTTTTCGGTTTTTCCGCCGGTATAGCCGACCCTGGTCGAGAGAACGCCTTTTACGTTCCTGAAGGTCTCCTCGATGCCCCAGAAGCAGCCGGCCGCGAAGATCGCCCTTTCAATATCCTTTTTCTCCTTTTCCATAAAGCCTCCTTGCTTTATCCCATTATATCATAAGCGTATTATCCCAGGGACCCCGTTGCCCGCATCGGAAAAACGTGGCCAGGCTCTCGGGCATGAGGCATAGAGTGCCCCCAACTCCCGGATGCCGGTGATACATTGCTTACATGCTCCCTGCTGATGATGTCGTGATGGGGACAAAACTGGCGGAGAGGGGGGGATTCGGCCTT encodes the following:
- the gspE gene encoding type II secretion system ATPase GspE, which produces MTGKNLPRINRIADEDMDASILSRFSLPFLKKNLVLPLRRRDGILPVAVSGLEAVFALNEIERTAGGPVTPVIAERQEILDAINRSFDRLSGSAKDVIDGLGSESLETLYSSWEEPKDLIDLGDEAPVIKLLNSLLFEAVRDRASDIHIEPYEKEVEVRFRVDGVLHPVLSPPKALQEALVSRVKIMAGLDIAEKRLPQDGKIRLLVAGKDIYVRVSIIPTSHGERAVLRLLDSKAEVIAFPRLGLDQGQARTLESLLSKNSGIILVTGPTGSGKTTTLYSALSRINSTERNIITIEDPVEYQLKGVGQMHVNPKIGLTFASGLRSILRQDPDVIMVGEIRDRETAEIAIQASLTGHLVLSTLHTNDTASSITRLVDMGIEPYLVSSSITGILAQRLVRVLCPDCRKEAAPGHEASLFKEPPGTLWTAAGCAKCLGTGYRGRVGIFEFLVPGPELRPLILRNQDAGTIKKAALAGGMRTMLEDGLGKACKGVTSVKEVLRVIQDED
- a CDS encoding type II secretion system F family protein, encoding MATYRYRAYDGKGKLSAGRMEASGRNDALQRLKGLGLHPVEVKEAEAQKRGRKVATGDLAIATRQLSTLLASGTSLTEALSVLAANTDSERLKDVFADVKEAVTGGSSLSEALFRHPRVFSPFYRGMVASGEASGSLDRMLPRLAAELESRARAITEIRAALAYPALMLLVGAGVLAFLFIFVIPKITRIFEDTGGSLPFITVLLIRSAELISGYWPVFIAFGVAAYFAFRRFSRSGRGRELIDDLALDLPFAGKLIAIFYLSAFTRTLGSLLAGGIQLLKALEITKEVVDHAAFRKAIDEASSDCAGGLALSTSLAKCGRIPPLVIHMIKVGEKSGSLDEVLLRAAEGYEAELQAGIKKTMSLVEPALILAMGAAVGFIVLAILLPIFELNQVMR
- the msrA gene encoding peptide-methionine (S)-S-oxide reductase MsrA — protein: MEKEKKDIERAIFAAGCFWGIEETFRNVKGVLSTRVGYTGGKTENPTYKEVCTDTTGHAEAVEVTFDPGIVSYREILKVFWDIHDPTTMDRQGPDIGSQYRSAIFYADSYQERLAKESREELERSGLYRRPIVTEITPAAAFYPAEEYHQKYLMKRGLKYCG